CTTCGGCTTGCGTACCGGGACGAACCCGGCATTCAGCCGATACGCCAGTGCCGGCCCAAAGATGAATCCCCGCGCCTCGATGCCCACCACGAGGTCGACTTTCTTGCCGATGTAGTACTCGGCCAGCGCGTCGATCAGCGTGGCCAGCCCGGTCTTGTCCTTGAGCAGCGTGGTGATGTCGTAGAAAAGTATTCCCTTCTTGGGGAAATCGGGGATTTCACGGATGAGATATTTCAGCTGATCGGCATTCATGGCGGGGGAAGTAGACCGCATTTACCACGCTCCTTCAATACGAAATGAACTCATTCCGGCGACCGGATCGGCTTCGCCT
Above is a genomic segment from Acidobacteriota bacterium containing:
- a CDS encoding adenine phosphoribosyltransferase; amino-acid sequence: MRSTSPAMNADQLKYLIREIPDFPKKGILFYDITTLLKDKTGLATLIDALAEYYIGKKVDLVVGIEARGFIFGPALAYRLNAGFVPVRKPKKLPGETHKVTYQLEYGSDSLELHKDAVVKGQRVVIVDDLLATGGTAAATVQLAQQSGAEIAGLGFAIELDFLKGRERLAGYDVFSLLHYDK